A stretch of Aythya fuligula isolate bAytFul2 chromosome 1, bAytFul2.pri, whole genome shotgun sequence DNA encodes these proteins:
- the LOC116491391 gene encoding leukocyte cysteine proteinase inhibitor 1-like, with the protein MVLGGLSETKPATSEIQHIADQVKAEFERRAKITCDIFQAIVYRDQLVAGKNYFIKEILCNCVGNLCESFVERKVQISDTGYVHLMVFLALPYEEKDPVLIRYEIPKTRDDPVTPF; encoded by the exons ATGGTGCTTGGGGGCTTATCTGAAACTAAGCCTGCTACTTCAGAAATCCAGCATATTGCTGACCAG gtgAAGGCAGAATTTGAAAGAAGGGCAAAGATAACATGCGATATCTTTCAAGCCATAGTATATAGGGATCAGTTGGTTGCTGGAAAAAACTATTTCATTAAG GAAATTCTGTGCAACTGTGTAGGAAATCTTTGTGAGAGCTTTGTGGAGCGGAAg GTCCAAATTTCTGATACTGGCTACGTCCACTTAATGGTGTTCCTAGCccttccttatgaggaaaaaGATCCCGTCCTTATCAGATATGAGATTCCCAAAACCAGAGATGACCCTGTGACCCCCTTCTGA